From a region of the Daphnia magna isolate NIES linkage group LG1, ASM2063170v1.1, whole genome shotgun sequence genome:
- the LOC123469471 gene encoding autophagy-related protein 2 homolog A-like isoform X3, with product MPWYFPWSEAIKKRACRYLLQHYLGRFLDTKLGLDQLSVDLYKGTGCVKDVNLDVEALNDLSDEQGLPLEFLDGSISEVSVSVPWSALLSDSSFVEIKGLCLVVRPKQQCKNAFMWESMINSMIMTTSMQLAEECLKENEGESFEESQTTFEGLELFAQTLETVLARIKVRVIDTVIRLEYVPQSSLSGVGLEIHVKRMDYFDMAGQDQNVPNGHQIVNEKSAYATKKFRLEGVSIYSDEFAANQKTQSRSCSTDNSSSSGSFPESDYDIKTPDQKFSDNLILCGKLSGRHEIAIRYKQCENLLGPKMELDVTLGSSVLFFSPRQFHSFHAIFQALVLPAFEINNKSKRNEKPMQLSDYRRIENELQQQIKQATLPSVPGESLSRKGWSTGYLDDSDEEFHAFEPRPMGKMDINLVQTIQQPNESPSCETNRRTESPSVRHSKANSHFSENGCPLEEENAAVRMRFSVKLGSLVVLLIHEDIFACNSTTGQLAASSVDQMRSLANFFFDQIGLLHLVGAGIKDLSVTKEKLNTACSKSHLRFILAPVSINGTEQDSTLGTTMELNLTAAVAEILECLVEKSSLVPNTGIDSFPIIHFLPHLDGCQTKPNLHLKFISHQPGRILQKVRKPSMPEMNINFYFCPCEIEVDMSIVDRITALLNRPSFLCSPKARFNQMYQEKHISVDAVLDNDSLCQTNISVSCPKLNVKLRFPIPDLRPVHDLQRNPWWRRCLRPDVLTIVLQEVVLKTTFTPNETSTTVHLVCKEAIGSYQEKANEEALKFLHAVAQDDDDVDIADGAGHYDLPRVTMVFRPSHTNGIELEDQDETDRENDDDADVMTMSTGEALLGITAEQPSPFSKQRRIHKGQNHRDEGAVLDELVIPGDSEETSEFITLACKMCLTQIDISLPKATLLLPSKQFFETIYNRLSTDLCLWEPSAPEYFASHGKPFHETQTMSNFSGLGSAVLQSPIPNMFIMCKSGVAYESDSESDEDGNEAAFTYRKSRPEQLNGKGKMKSSPSKMCVLVNIGKGSGTLFCHIKDSFGGDSVTHHGEIQFCIENGRFFSVTGFKGDDQTGHICFHASKASLSHNGYVLNSYEDLGDHPSSRLHQTSRVDQVIYPSPSDTRVGREQVENGPMISLAIKIHNDTRQHVKTFKTAIAVQGGILRHRFAPPTQSWFNQLIDFLDVVDYPIAGYCTPTVITELHLNISDCGIDYRPLYLPARAFLSVGAVNVSSNIMALTNSSVLRFVVEDACLYLSNRVSYGTVNLQRDYVCVLEIDLIELSLRLREKQEEAGDPSRNNFELPETKLPFFELQASLNLIRLRTCADSCRLLLDLMKYLAEDGDFDEKGIAMSEDSSESGVLLKSGLNSAVGGSLSSLCEQEKESQVNDLMAEAMRDSSPVQQRQSYKSQPKEESVANTTEVFFFPDENQIPIRNVNLMNYQKGSCGNRHQDIAQQLMDEALDPECDDCPKTEEEFCILENDPGVGFTPRGGEPHVRQLMSASVQVVDGHFSPPIGKIDVLKAPKNFPVPVMRYVLGEMTLIWEIFGGQDFSKSTSSSNASSKSKFHKTVSFTKRKDSPEQVKFCPSADGKNTSQPIGKRPNDWHRCQNMRGGYNRQQDVKLELQMNKVRLIHEVYPDDTFQASRQVLTIADIEIRDRLAESHINKLLYQYCCEARPRQAHANMVLVKALHIRPDLRLPALECCLKVSILPLRLHLDQDTLAFMTDFFASMSEVGCHDEDGGRSAMNGPIPVPIMGLAGDVVSPSPCPREFTHQRDSVSTADSNDLSISPPVYFRSFTFSPDVLIRFDYHGKGVDLSQGPSFSGLLVGLGQLNCSQLTLKRLSHRHGLLGIHKLIAYALNEWLIDIKKNQLPSIMAGVGPMHSIVQLVQGIRDLFWLPVEQFQKDGRIVRGLQRGANAFSTSAALAILELTSRVVQTLQSAAETAYDVVSPGPSVRRSRTGSRGRRRRQVQPVDIRDGVAKAYQVVKEGLGETAQTLVRVANEEAEQKGMTGAVGGVLRQIPPIVVKPIILATEATFNVIGGVQSQLMPDTRKEACDKWRRDD from the exons ATGCCTTGGTATTTTCCATGGTCTGAGGCAATCAAGAAAAGAGCATGCAGATATTTGCTGCAACATTATCTTGGACGATTCTTGGATACAAAACTAGGATTAGACCAGCTGAGTGTGGACTTATACAAAGGGACTGGTTGTGTGAAAGATGTAAATCTTGATGTGGAG GCACTAAATGATCTAAGTGATGAACAAGGTTTGCCTCTAGAATTTTTAGATGGATCCATATCTGAAGTATCAGTTTCTGTTCCTTGGTCAGCTTTACTTAGTGACAGTAGTTTTGTGGAAATCAAAGGGCTTTGTCTGGTTGTACGCCCAAAACAACAATGCAAAAATG CTTTTATGTGGGAATCTATGATCAACAGCATGATCATGACCACAAGTATGCAGCTGGCAGAAGAGTgcttgaaagaaaatgaaggagAATCTTTTGAAGAATCTCAAACCACATTTGAAGGATTGGAACTATTTGCCCAAACACTTGAAACTGTTCTAGCAAGAATCAAGGTCAGGGTTATTGACACTGTTATCAGATTGGAATATGTCCCTCAAAGTTCATTGTCTGGAGTTGGCCTAGAAATCCATGTAAAAAG AATGGATTATTTTGATATGGCAGGCCAAGACCAAAATGTTCCAAATGGTCACCAAATTGTTAACGAAAAATCTGCTTacgcaacaaaaaaatttcgattGGAGGGTGTTTCAATATATTCTGATGAGTTTGCTGCAAATCAGAAAACACAATCAAGAAGTTGTTCAACTGATAATTCCTCATCTTCTGGTTCATTCCCAGAATCTGATTATGACATTAAAACCCCAGATCAAAAGTTCTCTGATAATTTAATTCTCTGTGGGAAACTTAGTGGCCGACATGAAATAGCCATACGATACAAACAATGTGAAAACCTTCTTGGGCCTAAG ATGGAGTTGGACGTTACGCTGGGGTCAAGTGTCCTGTTTTTTTCACCTCGTCAGTTTCATTCCTTCCATGCTATTTTCCAAGCTTTAGTTTTACCAGCTTttgaaatcaa CAACAAAAGCAAACGCAACGAAAAGCCAATGCAATTGTCAGATTACCGACGAATTGAAAACGAGCTCCAACAGCAAATAAAGCAAGCAACCTTACCAAGTGTTCCAGGGGAATCACTCAGTAGGAAAGGCTGGTCGACTGGATACTTGG ATGATAGTGATGAAGAATTTCATGCATTTGAGCCAAGGCCTATGGGGAAAATGGACATTAACCTGGTACAGACAATTCAGCAACCAAATGAGAGCCCATC ATGCGAAACTAACAGGCGCACTGAATCGCCGTCTGTGCGCCATTCGAAAGCTAATAGTC atttttctgaaaatggATGTCCACTGGAAGAAGAGAACGCGGCGGTACGGATGCGGTTTTCTGTGAAATTGGGAAGTCTTGTGGTTTTACTGATTCACGAAGATATCTTCGCTTGCAATTCAACTACAGGCCAGCTTGCAGCATCTTCTGTTGACCAGATGCGTTCATTggccaattttttctttgaccaAATAGGATTGCTTCATTTGGTTGGAGCCGGGATAAAGGACTTATCTGTTACTAAAGAAAAACTCAATACAGCATGCTCCAAAAGTCATCTACG ATTCATACTGGCCCCTGTGAGCATCAATGGTACCGAACAGGACTCTACCTTGGGGACTACCATGGAATTGAATCTGACAGCTGCGGTGGCAGAGATCTTGGAGTGTCTTGTAGAAAAGTCTTCTTTGGTACCTAATACTGGAATAGATTCTTTTCCT attatTCACTTCCTCCCACATTTGGATGGATGCCAAACAAAGCCAAATcttcatttgaaattcataTCCCATCAACCAGGGCGTATTTTACAGAAAGTCCGCAAGCCTTCTATGCCCGAAATGAATATCAA TTTCTATTTCTGTCCATGCGAGATCGAGGTCGATATGTCGATAGTTGATCGTATCACAGCCCTCCTAAATCGACCAAGTTTCTTATGTAGTCCAAAAGCCCGGTTTAATCAGATGTATCAG gAGAAACACATCAGCGTTGATGCCGTATTGGACAACGATTCACTTTGTCAGACGAACATTAGTGTATCATGTCCGAAACTTAATGTAAAGTTGAG ATTTCCTATCCCGGATTTACGACCTGTCCATGATTTGCAGCGGAATCCGTGGTGGCGGAGGTGTCTTCGTCCGGATGTTTTAACTATAGTACTTCAGGAAGTTGTCTTGAAAACGACCTTCACCCCAAACGAAACGAGCACGACCGTCCACCTCGTGTGCAAGGAAGCCATTGGCAGTTATCAAGAAAAAGCGAACGAAGAAGCCTTAAAATTTTTGCATGCTGTGGCTCAAGACGACGATGATGTGGATATAGCAGATGGAGCTGGTCATTATGACCTTCCTCGAGTAACAATGGTTTTTCGACCCTCACACACCAATGGAATTGAATTAGAAGATCAAGACGAAACTGATCGGGAAAACGATGATGACGCTGATGTGATGACTATGTCGACAGGAGAGGCTTTGCTCGGAATCACAGCTGAACAACCGTCGCCCTTCAGTAAACAAAGGCGCATTCATAAAGGGCAAAATCATCGTGACGAAG GTGCGGTATTGGACGAGTTGGTGATCCCCGGAGACAGCGAAGAAACTTCAGAATTCATTACTTTAGCTTGCAAGATGTGCCTCACCCAGATAGATATTTCGCTTCCAAAGGCTACTTTACTGTTACCATCAAAACAATTCTTTGAGACAATCTACAACAGACTGTCTACTGATCTGTGCCTATGGGAACCATCAGCTCCTGAATATTTTGCCTCCCATGGAAAGCCTTTTCATGAAACACAGACCATGTCCAATTTTAGTGGACTTGGCTCGGCTGTCCTGCAAAGCCCGATTCCTAACATGTTCATTATGTGCAAATCGGGAGTTGCCTATG AATCAGATTCGGAATCGGATGAAGATGGTAATGAAGCAGCTTTTACCTACAGGAAAAGCCGACCAGAACAATTGAATGGcaaaggaaaaatgaaatcttCGCCTAGTAAAATGTGCGTTTTAGTCAATATCGGCAAAGGATCTGGAACATTGTTTTGTCACATAAAG GATTCATTTGGAGGCGATAGTGTAACCCATCACGGAGAAATCCAGTTCTGCATTGAAAATGGAAGATTTTTTTCTGTAACCGGTTTCAAAGGAGATGATCAAACAGGGCATATCTGTTTTCATGCTTCCAAAGCATCTCTCTCGCATAACG GCTATGTTCTAAATTCGTACGAAGACCTTGGTGATCACCCGAGCTCGAGGTTGCACCAAACAAGCCGTGTCGATCAAGTAATTTATCCTTCCCCTAGCGACACCAGAGTTGGACGGGAACAGGTGGAAAATGGACCAATGATTTCTTTGGCCATAAAAATTCATAATGACACCCGACAGCACGTAAAG ACCTTCAAAACTGCCATCGCCGTTCAAGGAGGTATCCTACGTCATCGGTTTGCTCCTCCCACTCAAAGCTGGTTCAACCAATTAATCGATTTCCTCGACGTGGTTGACTATCCTATAGCAGGCTATTGTACGCCTACTGTTATTACGGAGCTCCATCTTAATATATCAGACTGTGGAATAGACTATag GCCACTCTATTTACCTGCCAGAGCGTTCCTTAGTGTTGGGGCAGTAAACGTGTCAAGCAATATAATGGCCCTTACCAACTCGTCTGTGCTACGTTTCGTTGTAGAAGATGCCTGCTTATACTTGTCAAATCGCGTAAGCTACGGGACAGTAAATCTTCAAAGGGATTATGTTTGTGTGCTCGAAATTGACTTAATCGAACTGTCGCTGAGACTGCgtgaaaaacaagaagaagcaggAGACCCGTCTAGAAACAACTTTGAACTCCCGGAAACCAAATTACCTTTCTTTGAGTTGCAGGCGTCGTTAAACCTAATCCGTTTAAGAACTTGCGCTGACTCTTGCCGACTGTTACTTGATTTAATGAAGTATTTGGCGGAGGACGGTGATTTCGATGAAAAAGGGATCGCTATGTCGGAAGACTCGAGTGAAAGCGGTGTACTGCTAAAAAGTGGATTGAACAGTGCTGTAGGAGGCTCCTTGTCGTCTCTCTGTgagcaagaaaaagaatcgCAAGTAAATGATCTCATGGCTGAGGCCATGCGAGATTCAAGTCCTGTACAACAACGACAATCGTACAAATCGCAACCAAAAGAAGAGTCTGTGGCCAATACGACggaagttttcttctttcctgaTGAAAACCAAATTCCCATTCGAAATGTAAATCTTATGAATTACCAAAAAGGATCCTGCGGAAATCGGCATCAGGACATAGCTCAGCAACTTATGGATGAAGCGCTTGATCCAGAATGCGACGATTGCCCAAAGACGGAAGAAGAATTTTGCATCCTAGAAAATGATCCTGGCGTCGGATTTACG CCCCGAGGAGGTGAGCCACATGTTCGTCAGTTAATGTCGGCTTCCGTACAAGTTGTCGACGGCCATTTTTCGCCTCCCATTGGAAAAATTGACGTCCTTAAAGCTCCGAAGAACTTTCCCGTCCCGGTTATGCGATATGTGCTCGGTGAAATGACTCTGATTTGGGAAATATTTGGTGGCCAAGATTTTTCCAAGTCTACGTCGTCTTCCAATGCGAG CAGTAAGTCAAAGTTTCACAAGACGGTCAGCTTCACGAAGAGAAAGGACAGCCCTGAACAGGTAAAATTTTGCCCATCGGCTGACGGTAAGAATACGTCTCAACCCATTGGGAAACGTCCAAACGATTGGCATAGATGTCAAAACATGAGAGGTGGTTACAACAGACAACAAGACGTTAAATTGGAGCTTCAAATGAACAAG GTGCGTCTTATTCATGAAGTTTACCCTGACGATACGTTCCAAGCCTCCCGGCAAGTCTTAACAATAGCTGATATAGAAATCAGGGACCGCCTCGCTGAATCACACATTAACAAACTATTGTATCAGTACTGTTGCGAGGCACGACCTCGACAGGCTCATGCTAACATGGTTCTCGTCAAGGCGCTACACATTAGACCTGATCTTCGTCTACCTGCTTTGGAATGTTgtttaaaa GTGTCCATTTTACCTTTACGGTTGCATTTAGATCAAGATACGCTTGCCTTTATGACTGACTTTTTTGCTTCCATGTCCGAAGTAGGGTGCCATGACG AAGACGGAGGAAGATCCGCTATGAATGGCCCGATTCCAGTTCCCATAATGGGTTTAGCAGGAGACGTTGTCTCACCAAGCCCTTGCCCGAGAGAATTTACCCATCAGCGGGATTCAGTTAGCACTGCGGACAGCAATGATCTGTCAATTTCCCCGCCCGTGTATTTCCGATCGTTTACCTTTTCACCTGATGTGTTGATCCGATTTGACTACCACGGCAAAGGGGTGGACCTTAGTCAAGGACCTTCCTTTTCTGGGCTTTTAGTCGGGCTTGGTCAATTGAATTGCTCACAGTTGACTCTTAAACGACTATCTCATCGACACGG GCTTCTTGGAATCCATAAGTTGATCGCATATGCTCTAAACGAATGGTTGATTGACATCAAGAAAAACCAGCTTCCGTCAATAATGGCAGGTGTGGGACCAATGCATTCAATCGTTCAGTTAG TTCAAGGAATCCGCGATCTTTTCTGGCTACCAGTAGAACAGTTTCAAAAAGATGGCAGAATTGTTCGTGGGCTGCAACGAGGTGCCAATGCTTTCAGTACATCTGCTGCGTTAGCGATTCTGGAGTTGACTTCTCGTGTAGTACAAACTTTACAG AGCGCTGCCGAAACTGCTTATGATGTGGTTTCACCTGGACCCAGCGTGAGGCGATCCCGGACAGGTTCACGGGGTCGACGTCGAAGGCAAGTTCAGCCCGTGGATATTCGCGATGGAGTAGCCAAAGCCTATCAAGTCGTCAAGGAA GGCTTAGGAGAAACCGCCCAAACCTTAGTTCGTGTTGCAAATGAAGAAGCAGAGCAAAAGGGCATGACGGGTGCTGTGGGTGGTGTTTTACGACAAATTCCTCCCATTGTAGTCAAACCAATAATTTTAGCAACGGAAGCCACATTCAACGTGATTGGTGGTGTTCAAAGTCAGCTGATGCCTGATACGCGAAAGGAAGCTTGTGACAAATGGAGACGAGATGATTAA